TCGGGCTGATCTGCCCGTTGTCGAAGGAGCGGATGGTGCTCAGACCGCCCAGGTAAAACTTTTCATAGACCGGCAGGTGTCCTTCGCTGTTGCCGGCGACATAACCCGCCGACAGGCGGGGATGGATAGTGGTGTTTTTGCTGACCGGGAAGTACCAGCTGGTGTTTGCCTCCACCTTGGTGAAGCTGTTGTCGCCGCCCAGGAAAGCTCCGGCGTACTTGACCGAGAGGGAATGCTCCGATCCCTTGGTCGCGCCGAAGCGGCGGTTTTTAGTGTCGCGGGACAGACCGATTTTCACGGCGCTGGTCACATGGAAATCGATTGAATCTCTGATCTCCGCTGCCGGGATTGTCCCCTCGTCAATTTCGAGATTGGTGTCATCGTAACCGTAACTGCCGTTGAGCCGCCATCTTTTCCAGAGCGGGTAGCCGAGTCGCACCGCGCCGCCTCGGGAGTCCTTGTCGTAATCGTCGTACTCGCGTTTCCAGTTGTAGACATTGATCCCGAAGAGGAGCTTGGTGTCGAAGATGTGGGGTTCGGTGAAATCGATGTTGAACCGGGTGGAGATGCTGCTTAAGTTCGCCTGGGCGGCCAGCCGCTGGCCTCTTCCCAGAAGGTTGTTTTCGCTGATCTCGCCCATGAAGGACATCTTTTCCACGGTGCTGTATCCGGCCCCGATGCTGAATTTGCCGGTTGGTTTCTCCTTGACCTCAACCTCGATATCAAGGAGGTCCTCGGTGAGGTTCGACTCGGGTGAGATGTTTACGTTTTCAAAATAATCGAGCTGGGTCAATCTCTCGTGGCTTTCCTTGAGGGCGCTGGCGTTGAAAATGCCGCCCTCCTTGACCATGATTTCTCGCCGGATGACCTTGTCCCGGGTCCGGCTGTTGCCCTTGATGGAGATCCGGTTGACGTGGACCAGCGGCCCTTTCTGAATCTGCAGGACGAGATCAATCTTCCTGTTGATCATGTCCTTACTGGTTCTCGGAATGACATCCGCAAAGGCAAAACCTTTTTCGGCATAGAAGTCGGAGATGCGCAGGATGTCTTCGCGGAGTACTTTGCGGTTGAAAAACTCCTCCTTGTCAACGGTTACGAATTTCATCAGTTTTTCAGAATCTTCAATGAGTTCGCCGGTGAGCTCAATATCGCCGCAACGGAACCGTTCGCCCTCTTCAATGTTGAACGAGAGGTAGAGCCAGCCATCGCGCTGCTCCATCTCCGGTTCGCCGATTTTGGCATCGACAAAGCCGTTGTTATGGTAGTAGGCGGTCAGTCTTGAGGCGTCGTGTTCCAGGGTTTCTTTTTTCAGCAGGCCGGAATCGGTAATAAAAGAGAACCACCCTTTTTCCGATGAACTGATGACTTTCCTGAGTTTTGAGTCTTTGAACGAGGCGTTGCCGGTGAACAGGATCTCTTTGACGAAAACTTTTTTCCCTTCGTTGATGGAAAAAGTAATATCTTCGCGGTCACGCACGGACTTTTTGCGTTCCACTTCGATCTCGCAGTTATAGTATCCCTTCTCTTTGTACAGATTGCGGATGTTTGCAACAGTTCTCGCAATTTCCGTCTCGTTGATGATCGAATTGGTCCGGATCTTGATGACTTCCCGAATGTCTTCCTCGCCCAACTTGTCGTTGCCCTTGATAATGACCTTACCGATCACGTTCTTTTCGACCACGGTGAAGGTGACCCGCCTTCCTTCCGGAGTCTCATCGGTTTCCACCTGGA
This genomic window from Pseudomonadota bacterium contains:
- the bamA gene encoding outer membrane protein assembly factor BamA, whose protein sequence is MTRHLSKYSTALIFFWLALFSFSIPAMAEGTQNTIFLPLKINALANTGELTTEADRALSTITAEKNMGMLQRSAIAVKLGYEKNWPPSLQSVKPLLPADYQGYLATGSITMLGTVLSIDITLRNLENRSDSHTFFREAGSIAELPDALALIGNEIWSYANRQQLIFAIELKGNRRIDSGAIRQKISTRSGDRFNPEKIRQDLKEIFRMGYFDDIQVETDETPEGRRVTFTVVEKNVIGKVIIKGNDKLGEEDIREVIKIRTNSIINETEIARTVANIRNLYKEKGYYNCEIEVERKKSVRDREDITFSINEGKKVFVKEILFTGNASFKDSKLRKVISSSEKGWFSFITDSGLLKKETLEHDASRLTAYYHNNGFVDAKIGEPEMEQRDGWLYLSFNIEEGERFRCGDIELTGELIEDSEKLMKFVTVDKEEFFNRKVLREDILRISDFYAEKGFAFADVIPRTSKDMINRKIDLVLQIQKGPLVHVNRISIKGNSRTRDKVIRREIMVKEGGIFNASALKESHERLTQLDYFENVNISPESNLTEDLLDIEVEVKEKPTGKFSIGAGYSTVEKMSFMGEISENNLLGRGQRLAAQANLSSISTRFNIDFTEPHIFDTKLLFGINVYNWKREYDDYDKDSRGGAVRLGYPLWKRWRLNGSYGYDDTNLEIDEGTIPAAEIRDSIDFHVTSAVKIGLSRDTKNRRFGATKGSEHSLSVKYAGAFLGGDNSFTKVEANTSWYFPVSKNTTIHPRLSAGYVAGNSEGHLPVYEKFYLGGLSTIRSFDNGQISPIDPVSGDRIGGDKMWYANLEYIFPLMKENGLLGVIFYDIGNVYSLDESWDFTEIKHAAGAGFRWMSPIGPLRLEWGYNLDPEPDEDKRNWDFSIGGMF